AGTGACCTACAATCGCAACCTATCCAAACTCACTCTTTGGATCAATGCGAGTCTGGTAGATCCAGCGAAATATTAGCCAATTCCACCAACAACTTAAGAGGCCCATCAAGTGCCAATACTGATGGAGGACAAAATATGGGGTCTAGGGTTTAATTTTTATGGTTGGTTAATTGTgcatttttatgtaattttcataattttaggtTTATGGTTATTATTTCCTTGATTTTAGGTGTATTCAAAGTTTTCCTAGTCAAATCAGGGTCCTATAATGGTAGGGTATCAATTAGGATCTCTTTTAGAAGAAATCATAATTGATACTCTACTATAATAGAAATCTAATTTGACTAGAAAAGCattgaacacaaaataataaccctaaacctaaaataacgaaAACTACATAAAGTTACAAACCAACCATAAAAATTAAACCTCATATATTGTCCTACATCAAATACCGCCACCAAATCACATATTGCCAATGCCACCAACAAAGCCCAAGTGGTCCATTCGAGCAATTTCACAAACAACCCAAGTGCTCAACAGCTCTATCGGATGATTGTGGATTATTAATCTTCTTGATGCAGGCAGCACTTTCAGCAGACAAAGAGATGAAATCCTATAATGTCTTGATTTATTCTGATGAAACCTTCTTACCTCTCTTATGTTAGgggcaaaaaaaattgaaacattgCTCAACATTAACATTATCCAAAGTTCGGGGAGACCATACGGGAAGTTTAGTCTGTTTAGAAGACAGACTTCTCCAACTAACAAAGTTATTAGCAGCATTTACTGTTCTTCTTCACCAATGCCttttttagatatgtttttaattgttgtcaTTGCGTAAACATGGGATTTTACAATTAGCAATAATTCAAGTGACTCATGAGATTTTACcaattctaataaaattattaaccTACTAACAACTCTAAATACTAGGAAGCACGAACTCGGACACGGGTACGAGACAGTGACTCGAgcaatttctgaaaaattataacatgacaGCACCCTAAATAAACCTCTTTTGACCAAAATGCAATACCCAATTGACATCATGCTTCAAAAATTAGATGAAAGCTTTAACAAATTTCGGaattgaaattattaaaaataaaattagcatCTACAAGAagtaagataaaataaaaaataaaaatttttaccTTCATTGATTTCAAACTCTTCGAACTCATCGTCGTCCTCGAACAAATCGATCTTGGCGTCCTCAGTCACTGCCTTGGGCTCCGCCGCCATTGCAAAAGCTCAAACACACTAGTTTTCTGCAACCAAACCAAGAtccaattagaaaaaaaaaaaccctaaaactgaataaggaaacaaaaattttgctttgatttttggattttttttacttacagAGAATGTAAAAGTGAGATCTGagaaaaacaaaaccctaaaacttttttttccccgaATAGGAGAGAAAGAAACAGTGAGAGATATTTATAGGAAACGGAGGCGGTTAACGGCGTCgttttttgtttgttgctaACCGACTATTTTTTAAATCGTGCGGTTAAACGCTTGTCGTTTATAACAATGGGCCAATTTGttttaagaataattataaGAGGAGAGAGCCCAATCGGTCAAATTTGTTTTGAAAGTCAGGGGCTTTTTTAACATATATGGGATCTATTATAGGACATGCATTTAACTCACCAACTTATCGAACTTATTGAACTTTATGATTTGGGTAAGTTTTTTATGGATTTTCTGGAAAAAATTTTGAGCCTTTTAATATGACTCAAATCCATGTTacaaatgattttaaaaaagtatatgtattttaaatttgttagatTGATTTGCTTTAGATTTGAgggatagttttaatttaaagaaatagGAATATTTCCCTTGCACATGCTTTTCTTAGTTTTAAAGTTTCACGTGTATGTAGGAATGGTAATTATGTAGGTCATTTGTTAGCAAAACATGCTTAGGGTATTGAGCATTATTTTACTTGGATTGAGGagaacacttgtttcttagaaCATGCTCTTTCAAACGACATAAATTCTTTTAGCTCTTGTCAACGAAATTTAAGAagtttcctataaaaaaaagaaataggaatATTTGACTTGATTAtataaattgtaataatttattgaataatggACTTAAATGGTATAATgaatgtctattttttttttttttttttttattgggcaTGAAAAATTTGTCCCAACGTGATGATCCAACCCATTGACCTCCGGATTGAGTTGGATTGGTTTTTATAACAACCATAGGTTGTGTTGGATTGAGGATTTCTCAATCTAAAATGGTTGGATTGGATTAAAAAATACTTCAAATTCAACCAATCCATTCCATGCACACCTCTAAATCTTGTGGATTTGGTAATATGGTAATCAAGCCATTTAATCGCAAATATATTAGTTCATTAAATCCCAAACAGCCTGGAACTCCCAGATTATTGAGTGAGCTCATCCTGAAgaaccagatttttttttttttttggagaaaaaaaggTAAGTTGAAGTGTCAGTATCTAATCAATGAGAGATGGGTTGAGACTAAGAATGTTGATGTCATAGTAACAAATTGGATAGAACTACTCCCAATCTTCTTGCCCATTTAGAAATTTCCTATGCATTTCCAAATGGGACTCACGGAGAGTTATAAATGCACAAACATCCATCTAGTAAGTTCTAGACAAAGCCATAACAACCACCGGGCCTGCTGGCCCAAGTGGTACCTAGTCAGTGACTTTAAGCTCAGGGGTTCTAGCCCCTGCATAaacacttacccaaaaaaaagaaaaaaaaaggacaaagcCATAACAGTTCTGAATTTGACTGCTACTGCTAGGCCAAGACTAATTAGTAAAGTAGGACTGGAATTTAGGAGATTGAATAGCATTAGACATCTAGACTCTGCTCAAACAAATTCAATAATCCTCATAAATTTTCTCACACCATTTTATTTATCATTACAAAGAATCAAAGATTACATGTATGCCTGGTATAAAAACAAAGGCTGACATAGAAATTAGCTTCTGAAAAAACTGAGCtaatttcatacatttaaaatgaaaagccaaaagaattaaatcaaacaTTCTCACACCAGAATTGGATGTGTGTATTTACAAGAACGCATAGGAAAAATTTATGGGAAAATTTAACTAAATCTACCAAACGTGAACAGATCGTTCGTGTGGAACTGCAGAAGCCATCAATTCAGAAGTGCTTGTCTCATGAAAATTATGCAGAATTTTCATGAGTGAGCGAGCTTTCTTGCTTGAATGAGAGTTTCCATCTGTTAAATTTGCATACAAAGAAGCCATTAGAGAAGGGTCCTTGGCTAAAACAGCAACAGCCTCTACTCCACCATTGGTACACAACGATAGCAAAGTTGAAATGCAATACTCTTTCCCTGCCTTTGATGTGGAACACTGCAAAGTTTTAGTGATTAGAGGCAAAGAAGAAGTTTGAAGAATAGCCACTGCACCCTCAGCATTCTCAGCCAGTGATGCAATAACTGCTAAAGTGTCTGTGACAAGCTCGGCTTTGTCTGAAGAAGCTAAAATATCAATCAGCAATGGAACAGTCCCAGCTTCAAGCACTCTTTTACTGTTCTTGGGTGATAAAAGAAGAGCAAAAATTGCAACCACAGCATTCTTTTTTCCGCAACTAGTCCCTTCCTTGATAAGCTCTACTAAACCTGGGATTGCCTCAGGTTCTTCTCCGATCAATTTCCTGTACTCCTTCACTGAAGAAAGGTAAAACAATGTGGCAGCCGCTGTCTGCTTCGCTTCTAAACTCAGCCCTTTTTTAAGCACCTCGAGAATTAGTCTCAATCCCCCATTTTCAATTATCTCTCTCTTGCCAATAGTATGCTTTGAGAGCTTCAACAAGGCTGAAATAGCATTCTCCTGGGTTGACATGTTGTTCAAAGACAAAAGGTTTAGTAAAGACGGGATTGTGCAGGCTTCTATCAAACAAGATCGATTGAAAATGTTCGATTTTGCAAGCAAACGAATCTCATAAGCAGCCTTGTTTTTCTGCTCACTTGTTCCAAAAACCAGCTTTCTAGCAAGAAATTTAGAAAGGAACCTCATAGCTTCCGCGGCCACGGGACTAGCCGGTGCAATAGTCCTTGTTATGTCATGACTCTGGCCTCTTGACTTGGCAAGCGAAATGCCTTTGTCATTGCAGAACTGCTGGATAAGCTTTCGGAGTGAGGTATTGGGGACCAACTCCGTGTTTGTTAGCCTCTTCCCTGTTTTGGGACAGAGCATATTTCCAGCTTTGAGCCATTTCTGAATTGAACAACGATCATAAGTCTGACCAGTCGATACAGTAACTGGATCAATCATTAGCTCCAGCGAAACTGGACACCGAAAGTCCTCAGGATTCAAGCAACCTATCGTCTCCGAATTGACCATTTGATTGGCGTTTCGATAATCCAGTTCTTCAAACACCACTGCCCTGCAGTAGTTCATGAACCCCACCAAGCTGCCTAGAAATGGAACCTCTTTCTCATCGGAGTCAGAGCATTGGAAGCCAATTTGTTCTTCCAAGAATTTGACTTCGTTGTTGCAATCACTCCATCTCTTAATACCAAGATAATCAAGAACCTGCTTTATAGCTTGAAACTCTGGCTCAATTCCCTTCTCAAACTGATTCAATATTGAAAGAACTAGTCTTGCTCTCTGTTCGTCATCTGGGTCGAGCTCAAACTTGGCCTTCGACGCTTGCTTAGCTACTAATTCAACAAATTCCTTCACTTCCTCACCAACATCGATCAAATTCAACGGCATAACATCAAGAGCTGTTGCTACCTCCCGTATAAGCACCCGGAATTGCGTGGTGACAAATTCGGACTTCATTAGCATCCAAAGCCGAGCGCCTTCCCGCGTGCAATCTTCAAATAAGAACTGAATTTTCTGGAATGTAAGGTGGAGCTCAGAGAAGCAGAGCACACTGGAATAAGATAATGTTAAACTCCGGTCTTGAATTTCCTCGAAAAACATACGAAGAATCCCGATTTCACGAATTGTTTCTCTGGCATTTCGACGCTGTGTAGCAAAGAACTTGGATTGGTAATTGCATATGCTGCTTGAGAGAGTGATCAAAGAGCTCAAAAGCGTCTGTGGGGATACACCTTCACAAGGGTGAACCGCCGGAAGCTTCAAAACCCGGCGATCATTCCGACTGAAACTTTGAATCATAGCAATTTGAGAATTAAAAACAGGGGAGCTCtggttttgctctgtttttacTCTGTTTTAAGAACATAGATGTTTCTCTGTTTTTATCTTGACATACAAATCTCAATCTATCATTGGGTTGGTTTATATAGAGAAATGTGGGCTGCATAAAATCTAGGGGGACACGTGGCAGGTCATGGTGTTTGATGTACTGCTGAGCTTTGACTTCGAGGGTGACTGGAGTGGATAGATTTTGGCAACTGAATAAGGTAACAcgggtttctcaaaaaaagaataaggcAACACGTGTTGTGCACACGTGGAGATGTGGGATTGGGCAGGTGTTGCTTCTTGGATCTTGcccattttatgaaaaaactgaagtaataatttggattttgttttctGGGTCAGTACGGAGGGACCGGTTTGTCTGTTAACCTCAAGTGATGGGCTTGTGGGTCCCTAAAACCGACACTGAAACGTGGACGTATTGGGGAGTGACATGGTGCCTAGGGTATAGGGATTTCCAAGGATTCAAACCAACGTAAGCTGACTAGGATATATCATCATatagtaattgattttttaaagcaaaaataCGTGTATTTTCTGCTTCAAGAAGTAAAGAGAGAAAGTATGCATAGTTgaccatcaaaaaaaaaaaaaaaaagtatgcatAGTTGATAGTTGCATACACATACTTTGCCACATTTTGTGGTAACTTGATGACATTTCCAATTGAAGTGAGAAAAATTGGTGGGTTTATAGGCAACTAATAGTTTTGTGAAAGTGATTATTTaaccttaattttttaactaaacaGCTGAACAGATCATTTTTCAAATTATGTAACAAAATACTACTGGCAAAGTGTTGTAATCTTTACTGAGAAGGAAAACTTATCAGTATAAATATCtgggtattattttaatatgttattAGCTGTTAAACATGCTTAAACAGGATTAAAGATGGTGCTAGTTTTGTCTCCATTCTTATAATTTCAGCTTTACTTACCTACTACTTTTCCAGAACTAGTGTTACATGCACAGATGAACTGTTACAGTTTTAGTAGTTCTACGTTTCTGCTCCTAGCTATAACTCGGATTTTAATTAAATGGTCCATCATACATGTAAGGTTAAAGATCAAGTTTTGTTTGTATTCAAGTATTTTGCgtattttgagaaaaagattCTAAGATTGTCTTATTTCCAAATTATGTTCTAAACTAATAGTTAAGTCTTATATGTACAGTTCATGCAATATACTAGCTTAGAGTTCTGTCTAAGGTAACATTTTAAAATGGTATTATACTTATAACACTTTCAGTGTACTGTACGATGTTGTATTAAATAAAAAGCAATCTATCcaatagaatttttaatttcgCTATATTTAAAAACGCTCTTTAAAACAATCTTTCATAGGATTCCGGTTAACTTATAATTAATATAGTTTCTTGTCTTTTGAATATGAGATTCCGAGTTTGAACACCAACTACGTCAAAACTAGTTAATATCATAGAACAAATactataaattgaaattctatcatattaaagggaaaaaaatattttcgttatttgaaataactaaatttttttttttttataggaatttgaaaatgttattgaaagtagtgaattgaatatatattaagaaaaactAATAGGCAAATCTGATGTCTTGCATAACACTTACTCAGCTAGAACGAAGGCATGGATAAATTAGCTATCTATGGTCGGTGGAAGATGGTGATGTTAAGCATGCTGGTGCATGATTATGACTTTATGTATGGTACGTGACATTAAAGGGTTGGTGGATTGtagtttcaatttttcttttaatatttgtaTGATAGTACTCAACGTTactcttataaaatattaatttcttttttacaaaatcattaattttaCAACTAGATATGAACAATTGACAACTAAGCTGCAAATACTAATTAATCTCACAAATCATAATCACTTCGCAATCATATACATAACGAAAAAAACAATTCTTATAAGAAACAGCCATTCATCCAAGCATGGTGGGAAAATAAGACTAAACATAAACCCATTACATAAATTTTAGTGAAAATTGTACAGATCATGTGGTTGTGTCACGTTTATATAGAGTAAAGTCATTTGGGTCCATATCTCATGCATatctaaatctttttctttttttttaatagagtttcAAACTTATGGAATCTTTCTGATGAcagagaaaatgggcaaatgcccctttcaaaaaaaaaatctagcattttgcctcattttccaaactaattagagaaatgctcctcttttgaaactcgattttctcaaaattgagttataaaataaaattaataaaaaaaaatctggagccctatagtggcgttttaaggagcctatagtgacattttaaggacctatagtggcgttttgtaatccgatctctatgaagtcgagttacatgcaattttttttctttttttttacctataactcgacttcatggaaattggattacaaaatgccactataggtccttaaaacatcactatagaatccttaaaaacgtcactataaggcttaactcaattttgagaaaatcgagtttcaaaagaagggcatttctctaattaatttgggaaagaGGGTAAAATGCtggattatttttttgaaatgggcaaaagccaattttttcctTCTGATGATTATACTATTTATCATCATACTAagacactaattgatttttaatataaacaGAGATTGAACCTCGcatcttttattcaactattaaagACATTATTAGTTAAGCTAACTACAACCAGTCATGCATATCTAAATCTCATTGCTCATTCAAAGCTGGAACTTTGACAAATCGTTCTTATATGTGGCCCTTGATCCTTCAAAAAATGCTGGTGATTCTTCATTTAAACAAATTAAGCATGATGCTGACTAATGAGATGGCACATATTTGTTAACGTGGACCAattattttttgacaaatataaCGCGCTCGTTTTTCCTACATCACTATAATTTGACtgagaaattaataatatagtttattatGAATGGGATATTAGCTTACTTTGTCTCAATACTTTTTGCCTTCTCGCACCTACCACCCAAGTTCTGCTACAGGTTCGTCGGCAAGCGCAGCCAATTCACTGTTTGAGAGAAATTCGTTATTCTATGAATCTATGATCTAGTGAGAGATTCCAGGCTTcataaactctctctctctcaaagtaaaactctctctctcttaaattaaaactcttttactttttaaattttacaactagatcatgaaaatttttctttagctGAGAAACTAGATCATGACATTAGACTTTCTATATAAAGCAATGTTTATTACACACAATGTGTACAATACACACTGTTCAAATATACTAACGCTTTCAACTTTGAAAACGTAACTTAACGTCACGTTTTCAATGTATTTTTGCAATGTGTAAAATGCACTATGTGCAATAGATTTTTCCCTTCTATATAAATTGATATTGGTTTAGTTAGTGTTAATTTATCGACTTATGTGTTAAATTCTTTCTTTAGATCAGTTGGTTGTGTTGGGTAATTCTACTACTAATTGAAGTCACAATGgacctctcaaaaaaaaaaaaaaaaaaaattgaagtcacAATGGTGGCTATGATAAACTAGATTCTATTATTCTTGTTTTAAGTCGATTAATcattttatcaattgaaaagTAAATCAGTAAATGATTATAAAACgtaagtacaaaattttaattttaaattgattttaaatatatataataataaaaaatacccTACTCAAAATTTGTGCATTATAACTCAAATTGTATCAAGCCAACCCTAAAAAGGGAGCATGGCCTCCTGACTTTTGAAAATCATCCCACTTctttctatatttatttataaaaaaataaataagaagctatttataaattttaactaatggcaccctgaatttttttttttaaatatatattatatgatcaataaattattctttagatttttttttttaataaaaatatctatTTAACCGTTTCAGGTTGTTTTCGGAGGAAACAAGATGTGAATGGACAACAATAGAAGTAATAAATAATGCCAAGACAAGATAAGAGTCGTGCAATAAACCCTACCTTTGTGATAATATAAGTCAGTATGCATAACATATCTACGCGTCTCGATCATATAATAAAGACATAAAACCAATGGTTCAATTGGCTTGCCCAAGTCGCAAGGATGGATTGAGAGTTTGACAGGTTCACAAAGTAAAAGCTATTAAAGGCTCTAAATGCAAGTTTTGAAACCTACCTTGATCACTTTTTGACTCGTCCTTAATTAAGATAAAGATATAGTAACTATTGGTCCCAAATGTTGATAGCAATTTCGTTAGAATGGTGATCACATAATATAATGTGAGTCACAATATCTATAGACAGCCACAACTACCCATAATGTGGGTTATTGTATGTGCAAGGGGTATATATACCATATCATAACGTGATCACCTATGATAATTATGCAATAACAACTAAAGTGACATgcataaaattactaaaaattaaCTACAATGTTAATTGGGTGTACTGCAACTGATAATCTAGTAATAATGGAATCTTTTATAGTGTGTCGTGTCTATAGTTTAAATCTCATTTCTTCTCTCCTATTATCtatctattttaaaaagaaacataaatatAACAAGTGCATACAAATGATTTTTAGCCACTTACCGTGAGAGGAGCTTCCAATCATTGCTCTGTTTGGCATGTAAAAAGCCAAGAACCATACTAATTAAGGTCAGAACTCAATTgaatcaaaaaaagaagttagAACTTAATCATTGTCTTACTATTTTATCTGTTATAGATATTAGGTTATTTTGTTAATTATGTGTAATGACCAAGAGGCCCAATTATTTTGTAAGCTCATGTACACCTAACTTTAGCCTCAATAGTctttatatatactatattagggttcattgtaaatACACCTGagcttatataaaaaaaaaaaaaaaaaaaaatgtagtcgTCAAGGCATGGTTATTAAACTTGGATCAGATTTTAACCCGATTTAGGAGCTAGGTCATTAGATTATTGGTTGAACTGCaagggaaaataaaagataaaaaaatataaaaataagtttgagtactcataaaataaatatgcaaATTGAAAAATGGAAATACATAAATAACTAGttaaaattaaatcttaaaaactAGCCACctatataattcaaaatcaagattCCAAAAGCAACAACACTagaaaacataaattaataGGATGTCATATAATAACAGTTAATTCTTTACTAAATAAAATCCTATaacattaactaaaaaaatagtatatctGATAATTTAAAATCTCATTCTATTCATATTACATATCTCATTGGTTGTACTCAAATCCCATGGATTATGATCTAAGCTAAAACTTGAAGCTCTATATATCTTCATTAAAAAGTCCAACATAACATCAATCtcattataaaatttctattttcattATGTCTTGTTTAGAAACAACTTGTCTAGATTGCACAAGTCACAAAAAACCCTCTAGGTTTTATCAGGTTTTACCAATTCAATTGCATAAGTAGTCCCATTAAACAACCAGATCGACTTAGGTACCGGTTCAATGGGTTACTAGTTCGACCTGTTGGGCCTGATTGGGTTTAATAACTATGCATCAAAGGCTTTCATTGTGGACATAGGTCGTTAAGTCAAATCATGTAACCCTAAtattctatctttcttttttgcttctcCTTTTCTAGTTTCAACACAATCAATGTAACAATCTTACtattacaaaaataccaaaacttCAGGGGCTTCTAGTATAGTacaagagtaatgctacatacAAAACAATATTCAGAGCTTCTTCCATAATAGTTGAGTTGACAAACTTTTACTGGTTTCTGAGCTTATCATTAACATCATTTTGTTATTTACCATTAATAATTTGCCAACTAAATAGGTGCTAAATTatttgtgcaatttttttttttagggagaaATTATTTGTGTACTTATTGATAGTACAATTATCAACAATTATATATGGATAATACAAGGTTCTATATGTACTCACCGACTTGCATGTTTACTCGAACTCAAAGACTTCTTGGtacttaggctgtgtttggttcgcgtaaaatcatttccggaaaatatgctattttccggaaatgctatttttcggaaaggaaaacgttttcatgtgtttggctgtcacaaaattcattttacggaaaattaattttggtgtttggttcgttTAATCAGTTTaccaaaaatacatcaaattcGGCGAAACGCTC
The Quercus lobata isolate SW786 chromosome 10, ValleyOak3.0 Primary Assembly, whole genome shotgun sequence DNA segment above includes these coding regions:
- the LOC115962542 gene encoding U-box domain-containing protein 19-like; translated protein: MIQSFSRNDRRVLKLPAVHPCEGVSPQTLLSSLITLSSSICNYQSKFFATQRRNARETIREIGILRMFFEEIQDRSLTLSYSSVLCFSELHLTFQKIQFLFEDCTREGARLWMLMKSEFVTTQFRVLIREVATALDVMPLNLIDVGEEVKEFVELVAKQASKAKFELDPDDEQRARLVLSILNQFEKGIEPEFQAIKQVLDYLGIKRWSDCNNEVKFLEEQIGFQCSDSDEKEVPFLGSLVGFMNYCRAVVFEELDYRNANQMVNSETIGCLNPEDFRCPVSLELMIDPVTVSTGQTYDRCSIQKWLKAGNMLCPKTGKRLTNTELVPNTSLRKLIQQFCNDKGISLAKSRGQSHDITRTIAPASPVAAEAMRFLSKFLARKLVFGTSEQKNKAAYEIRLLAKSNIFNRSCLIEACTIPSLLNLLSLNNMSTQENAISALLKLSKHTIGKREIIENGGLRLILEVLKKGLSLEAKQTAAATLFYLSSVKEYRKLIGEEPEAIPGLVELIKEGTSCGKKNAVVAIFALLLSPKNSKRVLEAGTVPLLIDILASSDKAELVTDTLAVIASLAENAEGAVAILQTSSLPLITKTLQCSTSKAGKEYCISTLLSLCTNGGVEAVAVLAKDPSLMASLYANLTDGNSHSSKKARSLMKILHNFHETSTSELMASAVPHERSVHVW